A region from the Mucilaginibacter sp. CSA2-8R genome encodes:
- a CDS encoding RagB/SusD family nutrient uptake outer membrane protein, whose protein sequence is MKRNIRTLVSVALLSCITGNISCKKYLDRSPESVVSAEVAFKDFTNFQGFTEELYNCIPDFTNRYWTNSWNWGDDEIQSSALNFHIVNKIDNGDFWGWQREFDGWGAGWMDAPSASTNDDRFSKGLWPLAWYGIRKANLGLENMNLMVNATDEERNLIKGQLLFFRGWFHFQLMQYFGGLPYITKVLPADQDLREPRLKYQECAALAAKDFREAADLLPLNWDRTARGGQTPGKNELRIDKAMALGYLGKNYLWAASPLMNMVSTGNRSYDVELCKKASAAFAELLNLSESGQIPYKLVSFDRYYTNFYTFGQNWQLPGGNNADGVSREAIFRGPYWDAHGSTYGTAKQYTPGPVIEEGNVVFTPTANYVNNYGMKNGLPIKDMTKADAESGYDPQFPWKNRDPRFYNDIVFDGIKMVKGSIPSNIAESNRYANLFTGGSSRDERVGSRTGFLMFKFTPITSNRFDQGYAYGQNLNIRVPYMRLADIYLMYAEASTAGYGSALGKDPSFSKTALDAINVLRDRAGVGRVAAKFQGSADEFMKEVKRERAVELAFEGHRFTDQRRWMQFIEAPYNLKTAIEFDRGATLNPTADPKENRVVNLRERTIVTRPFTEKHYWFPLKRADVNMYPEFKQNPGW, encoded by the coding sequence ATGAAAAGAAATATAAGAACACTCGTGTCGGTAGCACTTCTTTCGTGCATAACCGGAAACATTTCGTGTAAAAAATACCTGGACAGAAGTCCGGAATCTGTAGTGTCGGCAGAAGTTGCCTTTAAAGACTTTACCAATTTTCAGGGCTTCACCGAAGAACTGTACAATTGCATACCCGATTTTACCAACCGTTACTGGACAAACAGCTGGAACTGGGGCGACGACGAAATACAGTCATCAGCTTTAAACTTCCATATCGTTAACAAAATAGATAACGGCGATTTCTGGGGCTGGCAGAGGGAGTTTGATGGTTGGGGAGCCGGTTGGATGGATGCACCCAGTGCCAGTACCAATGATGACCGTTTTTCGAAAGGTTTGTGGCCGCTTGCCTGGTACGGTATACGCAAAGCCAACCTCGGCCTGGAAAACATGAATCTGATGGTTAATGCAACTGACGAGGAGCGCAACCTCATCAAAGGTCAGTTACTATTCTTCAGAGGCTGGTTCCATTTCCAACTGATGCAATATTTTGGTGGTCTACCATATATTACTAAAGTGTTGCCTGCAGATCAGGATTTGCGCGAACCACGTCTTAAATATCAGGAGTGTGCCGCTTTAGCCGCAAAAGATTTTAGAGAAGCTGCCGATTTACTTCCTTTAAATTGGGACAGAACAGCACGTGGCGGACAAACACCCGGAAAAAACGAGTTACGGATTGATAAGGCCATGGCATTAGGTTACCTGGGTAAAAACTACCTATGGGCAGCCAGTCCACTCATGAACATGGTATCAACCGGTAACCGTAGTTACGATGTTGAGCTCTGTAAAAAAGCATCAGCGGCATTTGCCGAATTACTGAACTTGAGCGAAAGCGGCCAGATACCTTATAAGTTGGTATCGTTCGACAGGTATTACACCAACTTTTATACGTTTGGCCAAAACTGGCAGTTGCCGGGAGGTAACAATGCTGATGGTGTAAGCAGGGAAGCTATATTTAGAGGGCCTTACTGGGATGCACACGGTTCTACCTATGGTACAGCCAAGCAATATACCCCTGGTCCAGTCATTGAAGAAGGGAACGTAGTATTTACACCTACCGCTAATTATGTAAATAACTACGGTATGAAAAACGGTCTGCCTATTAAAGACATGACCAAGGCCGATGCCGAATCTGGCTACGACCCGCAGTTTCCGTGGAAAAACCGCGACCCGCGCTTTTACAACGACATTGTTTTTGATGGTATAAAAATGGTAAAAGGCTCTATTCCTTCAAACATCGCAGAATCAAATCGCTATGCGAATTTATTCACCGGCGGCAGTTCGCGCGATGAGCGTGTAGGTAGCCGTACAGGCTTTTTGATGTTCAAGTTTACGCCTATCACATCAAACAGGTTTGACCAGGGCTATGCCTATGGCCAAAACCTGAATATACGTGTGCCCTACATGCGGTTGGCTGATATATACCTGATGTATGCCGAAGCCAGCACTGCCGGTTATGGCTCTGCGTTGGGGAAAGACCCATCTTTTTCAAAAACAGCTTTAGATGCGATCAATGTGCTGCGCGACCGTGCAGGCGTAGGGCGTGTTGCAGCCAAATTTCAAGGCTCGGCAGATGAGTTTATGAAAGAGGTAAAGCGCGAACGTGCTGTAGAACTTGCATTTGAAGGACACCGTTTTACCGATCAGCGCAGATGGATGCAGTTTATCGAAGCACCTTACAATTTGAAAACGGCTATAGAGTTTGACAGGGGAGCAACACTGAACCCAACAGCAGACCCTAAAGAAAACCGGGTAGTTAATTTGAGGGAGCGCACCATCGTTACGCGGCCATTTACCGAGAAGCATTACTGGTTTCCGTTAAAAAGAGCCGATGTAAATATGTATCCCGAATTTAAGCAGAACCCAGGTTGGTAA